One genomic region from Hoeflea algicola encodes:
- a CDS encoding quinone-dependent dihydroorotate dehydrogenase produces the protein MSNFLESLARNALFTLDPETAHGLSITALKSGMVPGCRANRDPRLSVTLAGLSFANPLGMAAGYDKNAEVGPELARLGFGFVEVGTITPKPQDGNPKPRIFRLTRDRAVINRLGFNNQGHAAALARIAARPQAGLLGVNIGANKDSTDRTQDYVEGIATFADVADYFTVNISSPNTPGLRNLQTRAALGELLTRVLAERDRKARRVPVFLKIAPDLSESDLDDIATESLAQKLDGLVVSNTTLSRSGLAADPKQNEAGGLSGRPLFERSTIVLAKMRQRLGASMPLIGVGGIDSAETAAEKIRAGADLIQLYTGFIYGGPMLPAGILRDLSRLCDRENLAHLSDLRDRRTAHYAGLPIPD, from the coding sequence GTGAGCAATTTCCTCGAAAGTCTGGCGCGCAACGCGCTGTTCACGCTGGATCCTGAAACGGCCCACGGGCTGTCGATCACCGCGTTGAAAAGCGGCATGGTGCCGGGGTGCCGCGCCAACCGCGACCCGCGGCTCTCGGTCACGCTCGCCGGGCTGAGCTTTGCCAACCCGCTGGGCATGGCGGCTGGCTATGACAAGAATGCCGAGGTCGGCCCGGAACTGGCGCGGCTGGGGTTCGGCTTTGTCGAAGTGGGAACCATTACCCCCAAACCGCAGGACGGAAACCCGAAGCCACGGATTTTCCGGCTGACGCGAGACCGGGCGGTGATCAACCGGCTGGGGTTCAACAATCAAGGCCATGCCGCAGCGCTGGCGCGGATTGCCGCGCGGCCGCAGGCAGGTCTGCTCGGGGTCAATATCGGCGCCAACAAGGACAGCACGGACCGGACCCAGGATTATGTCGAGGGGATCGCAACCTTCGCCGATGTTGCCGACTATTTCACCGTCAACATTTCCTCGCCCAACACGCCGGGGCTGCGTAATCTGCAGACCCGCGCAGCACTTGGCGAATTGCTGACAAGAGTGCTCGCCGAGCGTGATCGGAAAGCGCGCCGGGTGCCTGTGTTCTTGAAGATCGCACCGGATCTCAGCGAATCCGATCTCGACGACATCGCCACCGAAAGCCTGGCGCAGAAGCTTGACGGGCTGGTCGTGTCCAACACGACATTGTCGCGCAGCGGGCTTGCCGCCGATCCCAAGCAGAATGAGGCAGGCGGGCTTTCCGGGCGGCCGCTTTTTGAACGCTCAACCATCGTGCTGGCAAAGATGCGCCAGCGGCTCGGCGCCAGCATGCCGCTGATCGGCGTCGGCGGCATCGACAGCGCCGAGACGGCTGCAGAGAAGATCCGCGCTGGCGCCGATCTCATTCAACTTTACACCGGGTTCATCTATGGCGGGCCGATGCTGCCGGCGGGAATCCTGCGCGATCTGTCGCGGCTGTGTGACCGGGAGAATCTCGCACATCTTTCGGACCTGCGCGACAGACGGACAGCGCATTATGCGGGCTTGCCGATTCCTGACTGA
- a CDS encoding DUF952 domain-containing protein encodes MHPTIYKIATETMWQAAEAEGRFTGAPIDIADGYIHFSTGEQAIETVRLHFAGQEGLVLVAVDAGALGDKLVFEPSRGGALFPHLYAPLPLSAVKWVKPLPLGPDGAHVFPDLAL; translated from the coding sequence ATGCACCCGACGATTTACAAGATTGCAACCGAAACCATGTGGCAGGCTGCCGAGGCAGAAGGCCGGTTTACCGGCGCGCCGATCGATATTGCCGATGGCTACATTCATTTTTCCACGGGCGAACAGGCGATCGAGACCGTCCGGCTGCATTTCGCCGGCCAGGAAGGCCTGGTGCTGGTGGCCGTCGATGCGGGCGCGCTGGGCGATAAGCTGGTGTTTGAGCCCTCGCGTGGCGGCGCGCTGTTTCCGCACCTGTATGCGCCGTTACCGCTGTCGGCGGTCAAATGGGTCAAGCCGCTACCGCTCGGGCCCGACGGCGCACATGTGTTTCCGGACTTGGCGCTGTGA
- a CDS encoding histone deacetylase family protein has product MDEIARMRHITAMPDLVIVHAPLYDAGVAPGHRFPMGKYTRLMELIKETGLGSKAHFHAPAPASAEWLSLAHDRTYVDQVIACRVPALIEREIGFQVDHRVSLRAQLATAGTVMAARLALSEGLACNTAGGSHHARHAQGAGFCTFNDVAVAALLLLADGEVNRVLVIDLDVHQGDGTAEICAGNPAIRTVSVHNEKNYPVRKQQSSIDIALPDGVRDEAYLETLSWLLPQTIDGFAPDLVFYNAGVDPHEHDRLGRLSLTDKGLKDRDRRVFDYYRSLGIPVASVLGGGYSRDADAVARRHLLTFEAALELV; this is encoded by the coding sequence ATGGACGAAATCGCCAGGATGCGGCACATCACTGCCATGCCAGATCTCGTCATTGTTCACGCCCCTCTCTACGATGCCGGCGTCGCCCCCGGCCACCGCTTTCCGATGGGCAAATACACCCGGTTGATGGAACTGATCAAGGAGACCGGTCTGGGGTCGAAAGCGCATTTTCACGCGCCAGCGCCGGCTTCGGCCGAATGGCTGTCGCTGGCCCATGACCGGACCTACGTCGATCAGGTGATCGCCTGCCGGGTTCCTGCGCTGATCGAACGCGAGATCGGTTTTCAGGTCGATCACCGGGTCAGTCTGCGCGCGCAACTGGCGACCGCCGGCACGGTGATGGCGGCGCGGCTGGCGCTTTCGGAAGGTTTGGCCTGCAACACTGCCGGCGGCAGCCATCATGCGCGGCATGCGCAGGGCGCCGGGTTTTGCACCTTCAACGATGTGGCGGTCGCAGCGCTTCTGCTGCTGGCCGATGGCGAGGTGAATCGGGTGCTGGTAATCGATCTCGACGTGCACCAGGGTGACGGCACCGCAGAAATCTGCGCCGGCAATCCGGCGATCCGCACTGTCTCGGTGCACAACGAGAAGAACTATCCGGTGCGCAAGCAGCAATCGAGCATCGATATCGCGCTTCCCGACGGCGTTCGCGACGAGGCCTATCTGGAAACGCTTTCCTGGCTGTTGCCGCAAACAATCGACGGGTTTGCGCCGGATCTGGTGTTCTACAATGCCGGCGTCGACCCGCACGAGCACGACCGGCTGGGACGGTTGTCGCTGACCGATAAGGGGTTGAAGGACCGCGACCGCCGGGTATTCGATTATTATCGCTCGCTTGGCATTCCGGTGGCCAGCGTGCTTGGCGGGGGCTACAGCCGTGACGCCGACGCGGTGGCGCGACGGCACCTGCTCACTTTCGAAGCGGCATTGGAACTGGTCTGA
- a CDS encoding MATE family efflux transporter, with translation MKQAQTPATQPSRAFDVTNRMVLAIAVPMTLAFLTTPLLGLVDTAVVGRLGNAALLGGLAIAAILFDLVFTSFNFLRSSTTGLVAQAMGRGDASEEQAIFWRSLTIAAVAGVAVIAATPLLLTMGLAFMGAQGEVAAAAATYLTIRSLSAPAALANYAILGYVLGRGMGGTGLFLQTVINGVNIVLSIWLALGLDYGLEGVAWATVTAEIVGCAVGFAIIHRNFDRADTPSWSRIIDRTAIARLMALNGDIMIRSFALIAGFAWFTRMGTGFGETTLAANAILMNFFMVAGYYLDGFATAAEQFSGRAVGAGFRPALVKAVRLTLYWGLGLAGFTTAFFLFFGADVVALMTTLETVRDEADLYLFWAALTALSGVLAFQMDGVFIGATWSRDMRNMMLVSLVLFIGLSLALSAIWGNLGLWIAFNIFLALRGFTLLALLPRRMDQAFPAG, from the coding sequence ATGAAGCAAGCTCAGACGCCCGCCACGCAGCCTTCACGGGCCTTTGATGTCACCAACCGCATGGTGTTGGCGATTGCCGTGCCGATGACGCTGGCTTTCCTGACCACGCCGCTGCTGGGGCTGGTAGATACCGCAGTGGTCGGCCGGCTTGGCAATGCGGCGCTGCTTGGCGGTCTGGCGATTGCCGCAATCCTGTTCGATCTGGTTTTCACCTCGTTCAATTTCCTGCGCTCCTCGACCACCGGTCTCGTCGCCCAGGCCATGGGCCGGGGCGATGCCAGCGAGGAACAGGCGATTTTCTGGCGGTCGCTGACGATCGCCGCCGTCGCCGGCGTCGCTGTGATCGCCGCAACCCCGCTGTTGCTGACAATGGGTCTGGCGTTCATGGGCGCGCAAGGCGAGGTGGCCGCGGCGGCTGCGACTTACCTGACCATCAGGTCGCTGTCGGCGCCCGCTGCCCTCGCCAATTACGCCATCCTTGGTTATGTGCTCGGCCGCGGCATGGGCGGCACCGGGCTGTTCCTGCAAACAGTCATCAACGGCGTCAACATCGTGCTGTCGATCTGGCTCGCGCTCGGGCTCGATTATGGACTTGAAGGCGTCGCCTGGGCCACGGTGACCGCCGAGATCGTCGGCTGTGCCGTTGGTTTTGCCATCATCCACCGCAATTTCGACCGTGCCGATACGCCATCCTGGAGCAGAATCATCGACAGGACGGCGATTGCCAGGCTGATGGCGCTCAACGGCGATATCATGATCCGTTCCTTCGCGCTGATCGCAGGCTTTGCCTGGTTCACCCGCATGGGCACTGGCTTTGGCGAGACGACGCTCGCAGCCAACGCCATTCTGATGAACTTCTTTATGGTCGCGGGCTATTATCTCGATGGTTTTGCCACCGCCGCCGAGCAATTTTCAGGCCGCGCGGTCGGCGCGGGCTTCCGGCCGGCACTGGTCAAGGCAGTCAGGCTGACGCTTTACTGGGGGCTTGGGCTGGCTGGCTTCACCACCGCCTTTTTCCTGTTTTTCGGCGCCGACGTGGTGGCGCTGATGACGACGCTGGAGACTGTGCGCGACGAGGCCGATTTGTATCTGTTCTGGGCGGCCCTGACAGCACTTTCCGGGGTGCTGGCGTTCCAGATGGATGGTGTCTTTATCGGCGCCACCTGGTCACGCGACATGCGCAACATGATGCTGGTCTCGCTGGTGCTGTTTATCGGGCTGTCGCTGGCGCTGTCTGCAATTTGGGGCAATCTCGGCCTGTGGATCGCCTTCAACATCTTCCTCGCCCTGCGCGGTTTCACCCTGCTTGCGCTGTTGCCGCGGCGGATGGATCAAGCGTTCCCTGCCGGATAA
- a CDS encoding pyridoxal phosphate-dependent aminotransferase gives MNQAEHLSRRAIAAPESGIVAVVNHGRLKQGLIPLWAGEGDEKTPGFISRPAAEALVAGETFYTWQRGIPELRQALADYYTRHFGKTLPLDAFCVTGSGMQAIKIAVEAVTDPGDEIIQITPAWPNFSAAAGMSGSVVVSATLDYAEGRWSIDPDRIANAITPRTRALFINTPSNPTGWTATREDLTAILALARQHGLWIIADEIYTRFFYAGGRAPSFLDIMHDDDRIIFVNTFSKNWSMTGWRVGWIVAPPSLIQVLENSVQYQTSGVAQFMQKGALAAVEHGDAYVESQVARAAAARDLFCDALTATNRVVTQKPDGAFYAFFRIDGITDTKAAAIDIVDRANVGLAPGTAFGAGGGSFLRACFLRRLDHVEEAAGRLAAYISAL, from the coding sequence ATGAACCAAGCTGAACATCTCAGTCGCCGCGCCATCGCGGCTCCCGAAAGCGGCATTGTTGCCGTCGTCAATCATGGGCGCCTCAAGCAAGGCCTGATTCCGCTCTGGGCCGGTGAGGGCGACGAGAAAACGCCCGGTTTCATCAGCCGCCCGGCAGCCGAAGCGCTTGTCGCAGGCGAAACCTTCTACACTTGGCAACGCGGCATTCCCGAACTCAGGCAGGCGCTGGCGGATTACTACACGCGCCATTTTGGCAAGACGCTGCCGCTCGATGCTTTCTGCGTGACCGGGTCCGGCATGCAGGCGATCAAGATTGCCGTCGAGGCGGTGACCGATCCGGGCGATGAAATCATCCAGATCACCCCGGCCTGGCCCAATTTTTCCGCTGCCGCGGGGATGTCCGGCAGCGTCGTGGTCTCGGCAACCCTTGACTATGCCGAGGGCCGCTGGAGCATCGATCCCGACCGGATCGCCAATGCCATCACGCCCCGGACCCGGGCGTTGTTCATCAATACGCCTTCCAATCCCACCGGCTGGACCGCGACGCGCGAAGACCTCACAGCCATTCTCGCACTCGCCCGCCAGCACGGGCTCTGGATCATCGCCGATGAAATCTACACGCGGTTCTTCTATGCCGGCGGGCGAGCGCCGTCATTCCTCGACATCATGCATGACGACGACCGCATCATCTTCGTCAATACATTTTCCAAGAACTGGTCGATGACCGGCTGGCGGGTCGGCTGGATCGTCGCCCCGCCATCGCTGATCCAGGTGCTGGAAAACAGCGTTCAGTACCAGACATCGGGCGTCGCCCAGTTCATGCAGAAGGGCGCGCTGGCCGCGGTCGAGCATGGCGATGCCTATGTCGAGAGCCAGGTGGCGCGGGCGGCTGCAGCGCGCGATCTGTTCTGTGACGCGCTGACGGCCACCAACCGGGTGGTAACGCAAAAGCCCGATGGCGCATTTTACGCGTTCTTCCGTATCGACGGAATTACCGACACCAAGGCGGCGGCGATTGATATTGTTGACCGTGCCAATGTCGGCCTGGCTCCCGGTACCGCGTTTGGCGCGGGCGGTGGCAGCTTCCTTCGTGCCTGTTTCCTGCGCAGGCTCGATCATGTCGAGGAGGCTGCAGGCCGGTTGGCGGCCTATATCTCTGCGCTGTAA
- a CDS encoding response regulator → MAQLTFIIADDHPLFRGAMRQALEGIEAEVNILEAGDLEGARTKAEAHPEADLILLDLTMPGVSGLSGLIAFRAEFPSLPVVVVSASDDPPTMRRSLELGASGFISKSASIERIRQGVRTVLDGGIWTPPGVDLGSEHDPEIAALIARIQTLTPQQGRVLGMLAEGLLNKQIAYELSVSEATIKAHVSAVLQKLGVDSRTQAVIQLSKIGAEVLGHNDAS, encoded by the coding sequence ATGGCGCAATTGACATTTATCATCGCTGATGATCACCCGCTGTTTCGGGGAGCGATGCGGCAGGCGCTGGAGGGAATTGAGGCGGAAGTCAACATTCTCGAGGCCGGCGACTTGGAGGGCGCCCGCACCAAGGCCGAGGCGCACCCCGAAGCTGATCTGATCCTGCTTGATTTGACCATGCCTGGCGTGTCCGGGCTGTCGGGGCTCATCGCTTTCCGCGCCGAATTCCCCAGCCTGCCCGTGGTTGTGGTCTCGGCAAGCGACGATCCGCCAACCATGCGACGCTCGCTTGAACTCGGCGCTTCCGGTTTCATTTCGAAATCCGCCAGCATCGAACGAATCCGCCAGGGCGTTCGTACGGTACTCGATGGTGGAATCTGGACCCCGCCCGGGGTCGATCTGGGCTCCGAGCATGATCCGGAGATTGCCGCGCTGATTGCCCGTATCCAGACCCTGACCCCGCAACAGGGCCGGGTACTGGGCATGCTGGCGGAGGGACTGCTCAACAAGCAGATCGCCTATGAGCTCAGCGTGTCGGAAGCTACCATCAAGGCGCACGTCTCCGCCGTTCTGCAAAAGCTCGGAGTCGACAGCCGCACGCAGGCTGTCATCCAGTTGTCCAAGATTGGTGCCGAAGTTCTCGGCCACAACGACGCATCTTGA
- the mscL gene encoding large conductance mechanosensitive channel protein MscL — MLNEFKAFIAKGNVMDLAVGVIIGGAFGLIVKSLVDDIIMPIVGAIFGGLDFANYFIPLAGGVTASTLEAAREQGAVLAYGNFLTVLINFLILAWIIFLMVRAVNSIRAKEEAAPEAPAAPPADVALLTEIRDLLKK; from the coding sequence ATGCTGAACGAGTTCAAGGCGTTTATCGCCAAGGGCAATGTCATGGACCTGGCGGTCGGCGTCATCATCGGCGGCGCGTTTGGCCTTATCGTCAAATCGTTGGTCGATGATATCATCATGCCAATCGTCGGCGCCATCTTTGGCGGTCTGGACTTTGCCAACTACTTCATTCCGCTAGCCGGTGGCGTGACAGCCTCGACGCTGGAAGCAGCCAGGGAGCAGGGTGCAGTTCTTGCCTATGGTAACTTCCTCACGGTCTTGATCAACTTCCTGATCCTTGCCTGGATCATCTTCTTGATGGTCAGGGCGGTCAATTCGATCCGCGCCAAGGAAGAGGCCGCACCGGAAGCCCCGGCTGCACCTCCTGCCGATGTTGCACTTCTCACCGAGATCCGCGATCTCCTGAAGAAGTAA
- the galE gene encoding UDP-glucose 4-epimerase GalE, protein MTVLVTGGAGYIGSHMVWALLDAGEDVVVVDRLSTGFDWAIPPEARLIRADIADAAAMADMLKAHEIEAIVHFAGSISVPESIADPLSYYQNNTANSLGLIRSAIDAGVKKFVFSSTAAVYGTPDDDRPVTETDPTCPQSPYGASKLMTETMLGDTAAAHDFRYVALRYFNVSGADPEGRTGQSTRGAVNLIKVATETAMGKREAIEVFGTDYPTRDGTCVRDFIHVNDLVAAHLDALGYLRRGGDSLVANCGYGRGYTVQEVLDAVRRVSGRDFKIHRGPRRTGDIVTSVANSTRARTVLDWTPRHDNIDEIVGSALAWEASLARRNHK, encoded by the coding sequence ATGACGGTTCTGGTTACCGGGGGAGCCGGTTATATCGGCAGCCACATGGTATGGGCGCTGCTTGATGCTGGCGAGGACGTGGTCGTCGTCGACCGGCTGTCGACCGGGTTCGACTGGGCCATCCCGCCAGAGGCCAGGCTGATCCGCGCCGATATCGCCGATGCAGCGGCGATGGCCGACATGCTCAAGGCTCATGAGATCGAAGCCATCGTTCACTTCGCCGGCTCGATCTCGGTGCCCGAATCCATTGCCGATCCGCTGAGTTACTACCAGAACAACACTGCCAACTCGCTCGGCCTGATCCGCAGCGCCATCGACGCCGGTGTCAAGAAGTTCGTCTTCTCATCGACCGCCGCGGTTTATGGCACCCCCGATGACGATCGACCGGTCACTGAAACCGATCCTACTTGCCCGCAATCGCCCTATGGCGCTTCCAAGCTGATGACCGAAACAATGCTCGGTGATACTGCCGCCGCTCACGATTTCCGCTATGTCGCGCTGCGCTATTTCAATGTCTCGGGCGCTGATCCGGAAGGCCGCACCGGACAGTCGACCCGCGGCGCCGTTAACCTGATCAAGGTGGCGACAGAAACGGCGATGGGCAAACGCGAGGCGATCGAGGTGTTCGGTACCGATTATCCGACCCGGGACGGCACCTGCGTGCGTGATTTCATCCACGTCAACGATCTGGTTGCGGCCCATCTTGATGCGCTCGGTTACCTGCGGCGCGGCGGTGATAGCCTTGTGGCCAATTGCGGCTATGGGCGCGGCTACACTGTCCAGGAGGTACTCGACGCGGTTCGCCGGGTCAGCGGTCGTGACTTTAAAATCCATCGTGGCCCGCGAAGGACGGGCGACATCGTCACCTCGGTCGCAAATTCCACCCGGGCGCGGACAGTGCTCGACTGGACCCCCCGCCATGACAATATCGACGAGATCGTCGGCAGCGCGCTGGCCTGGGAAGCGTCGCTCGCTCGCCGCAATCACAAATAG
- a CDS encoding PAS domain-containing hybrid sensor histidine kinase/response regulator, with the protein MMPGWLVFGSALFYLLMLFAIATYGDRSARQRQRRTAGRPIIYSLSLAIYCTSWTYFGGVGLAASRGLEFTAIYIGPILMFTLGMPVLKRIVTLAKAEKLTSIADFMAARYGKSPMVAALVALIAVIGTIPYIALQLKAVSSSVAVMVDAEQLSRVTGTFFLSDISFFVTLVLAAFAAIFGTRHTDATEHQDGLILAIAMESVVKLLAFTMIGLTVVFFIFDGPSDLLSAATQNTSVMTALAYETPPLRWGLLIVLSAFAIILLPRQFHVTVVENRTASELKLAGWLLPFYLVAINIFVLPVAIAGLLQFGSGEQSDLFVLTLPMANDLPVITLIAFIGGFSAATAMVIVASVAVAIMVSNDIIVPVMLRRRNRGGHSGDFSGSILLVRRLAIAGILLLGFAYYRAADINAGLASIGLLSFAAIAQLAPAFFGGLLWRQANARGAIAGLSGGIAIWAYMLMVPSLGGPDNSHIAAAILDFFIPGTHSFTGPTADPLFNSVVLSLIINCLLYVGGSLSRRPKSIERIQAAMFIPQSRRLTTSGRSWKTKVTVADLKQTISRYLGHERTERSFHSHERAIGRWINDQDPADMGLLRFAEQLLGSAIGSASARLVLSLLFERTDDMPGDTARLLDEASEALQYNRDLLQTALGQMDQGITVFDSSNRLTVWNKRFRALLELPEQAGQVGFPLENIISILAARGDIEPGKEQEALDRFLVMDETFSLTIGPDKRIVEIRSNPMPDSGIVTTYADITERVAADMALKQANETLEQRVSKRTAELTRVNKELEKAQLAAEDANIGKTRFLAAAGHDILQPLNAARLYSSTLVERIGNSANRKLVQNIDSSLESVEAILGAVLDISRLDTGAMKPQLASFPLNDLLLRVVTDFAPVAREKNLRFTVMPTSVYVRSDPNLLRRLIQNLVSNAIKYTREGRVLVGVRRRGDKVIIQVIDTGIGIPSTKFRTVFREFARLEEGARAASGLGLGLSIVDRIARVLKHSVDISSQSDKGTEFRVELPVETNIERIQTPLNRSGADQITAHMKGLRVLCVDNEPKILEGMKLLLSGWGCVVLSADSMKESLEIAETEDAPDAIFADYHLDDGTGIEAIVAARKVWRRDIPAALVTADRTPEVRSMAETHHIATQNKPIKPAALRAFLNQVTATRRSAAE; encoded by the coding sequence ATGATGCCCGGCTGGCTGGTTTTCGGATCAGCGCTTTTCTACTTGTTGATGCTGTTTGCCATTGCAACTTATGGCGATCGCTCGGCGCGACAACGGCAGCGGCGGACCGCTGGCCGGCCGATCATCTATTCTCTCAGCCTGGCAATCTACTGCACCTCCTGGACCTATTTCGGCGGGGTCGGCCTGGCCGCTTCGCGCGGGCTCGAATTCACGGCGATCTATATCGGCCCGATCCTGATGTTCACGCTCGGTATGCCGGTCCTCAAGCGCATCGTCACCCTGGCCAAGGCCGAGAAACTGACCTCGATCGCCGACTTCATGGCGGCGCGCTATGGCAAGAGCCCGATGGTGGCGGCGCTGGTGGCGCTGATCGCCGTGATCGGCACCATTCCCTACATCGCGTTGCAGCTCAAGGCGGTGTCTTCATCGGTGGCGGTGATGGTCGATGCCGAGCAGTTGAGCCGGGTAACTGGAACCTTTTTCCTGTCCGACATCTCCTTCTTTGTGACGCTGGTGCTGGCTGCATTCGCTGCGATTTTCGGAACCCGGCACACCGATGCCACCGAACACCAGGACGGCCTGATCCTGGCCATCGCCATGGAATCGGTGGTCAAGTTGCTGGCCTTCACGATGATCGGCCTGACGGTGGTGTTCTTCATTTTTGACGGCCCTTCGGACCTGCTCAGCGCCGCCACCCAGAACACCAGCGTGATGACGGCGCTTGCCTATGAAACACCGCCCTTGCGCTGGGGCCTGTTGATCGTGCTTTCGGCCTTCGCCATCATCCTGCTGCCGCGCCAGTTCCATGTCACGGTGGTGGAAAACCGGACCGCGAGCGAACTCAAGCTGGCCGGATGGCTGCTGCCTTTCTACCTGGTTGCCATCAACATCTTCGTGCTGCCAGTGGCGATCGCGGGGTTGCTGCAATTTGGTTCGGGGGAACAGAGCGACCTGTTTGTGCTGACCCTGCCAATGGCCAATGACTTGCCGGTGATCACGCTGATTGCCTTTATCGGCGGGTTTTCGGCGGCAACCGCAATGGTGATCGTCGCTTCGGTAGCTGTCGCCATCATGGTATCCAACGACATCATTGTTCCGGTGATGCTGCGGCGCAGAAACCGGGGCGGCCACAGCGGCGACTTTTCAGGATCGATCCTGCTGGTCCGGCGCCTGGCGATCGCCGGCATCCTGCTTTTGGGCTTCGCCTATTACCGCGCCGCTGACATCAATGCCGGCCTTGCCTCGATCGGGCTGCTGTCGTTCGCGGCGATTGCCCAGCTGGCGCCTGCGTTCTTCGGCGGGCTGCTGTGGCGGCAGGCCAATGCCCGCGGCGCTATTGCCGGACTGTCGGGCGGCATTGCGATCTGGGCTTACATGCTGATGGTGCCGAGCCTGGGCGGTCCCGACAACAGCCATATCGCGGCAGCGATCCTAGATTTTTTCATTCCCGGCACGCACTCCTTTACCGGCCCCACCGCCGATCCGCTGTTCAACTCCGTGGTGCTGAGCCTGATCATCAATTGCCTGCTCTATGTCGGCGGATCGCTTTCGCGGCGGCCGAAATCAATCGAGCGGATCCAGGCGGCGATGTTCATCCCGCAAAGCCGCAGACTGACAACCTCCGGGCGGAGCTGGAAAACCAAGGTAACCGTGGCCGATCTGAAGCAGACGATCAGCCGCTATCTCGGCCATGAGCGGACCGAACGTTCGTTCCATTCGCATGAGCGGGCGATCGGGCGATGGATCAACGATCAAGACCCAGCCGACATGGGGTTGTTGCGGTTTGCCGAACAATTGCTCGGAAGCGCCATCGGCTCGGCGTCGGCCCGGCTGGTGCTGTCGCTGCTGTTCGAACGGACCGACGACATGCCCGGCGATACCGCCCGGCTGCTCGACGAAGCCTCCGAAGCCCTGCAATACAACCGCGATCTGTTGCAAACGGCGCTGGGGCAAATGGACCAGGGCATTACGGTGTTTGACAGTTCCAACCGTCTGACTGTGTGGAACAAGCGCTTCCGGGCGTTGCTGGAGCTTCCTGAACAAGCCGGCCAGGTCGGGTTTCCGCTGGAAAACATCATTTCAATTCTGGCCGCCCGCGGTGACATCGAGCCCGGCAAGGAGCAGGAAGCGCTCGACCGTTTCCTGGTGATGGACGAAACCTTCTCGCTGACCATCGGCCCCGACAAGAGGATCGTTGAAATCCGGTCCAACCCGATGCCCGACAGCGGCATCGTGACAACCTATGCCGACATCACCGAGCGGGTCGCTGCCGACATGGCGCTCAAGCAGGCCAACGAAACCCTTGAGCAGCGCGTTTCCAAGCGCACAGCGGAACTGACCAGGGTCAACAAGGAACTTGAGAAAGCGCAACTGGCCGCCGAAGACGCCAATATCGGCAAGACACGCTTTCTCGCCGCCGCAGGCCACGACATCTTGCAGCCGCTCAACGCCGCCCGGCTTTACTCCTCCACCCTTGTCGAACGGATTGGCAACTCGGCCAACCGCAAGCTGGTGCAAAACATCGATTCCTCACTGGAATCGGTGGAGGCCATTCTTGGCGCTGTACTCGATATTTCGCGGCTCGACACCGGGGCGATGAAGCCGCAACTGGCAAGCTTTCCGCTCAACGACCTGCTGTTGCGGGTGGTCACCGATTTTGCCCCGGTAGCGCGCGAGAAGAACCTGCGTTTCACGGTGATGCCAACCAGCGTGTATGTCCGTTCCGACCCGAACCTGTTGCGCCGACTGATCCAGAATCTGGTTTCCAACGCCATCAAATACACCCGCGAGGGCCGGGTGCTGGTGGGCGTCCGGCGGCGTGGCGACAAGGTGATCATTCAGGTGATCGATACCGGCATCGGCATTCCATCGACCAAGTTTCGGACCGTGTTCAGGGAGTTCGCGCGGCTCGAGGAGGGTGCCCGGGCAGCATCCGGGCTGGGGCTGGGTCTATCGATTGTCGACCGCATCGCCCGTGTTCTCAAGCATTCGGTTGATATCTCCTCGCAATCGGACAAGGGTACCGAATTTCGGGTCGAGTTGCCGGTGGAGACCAATATTGAACGCATCCAGACACCGCTCAATCGCAGCGGCGCCGATCAGATTACCGCCCATATGAAGGGACTTCGGGTGCTGTGTGTCGATAACGAACCAAAGATCCTGGAAGGTATGAAACTGCTTCTGAGCGGCTGGGGCTGCGTCGTGTTATCGGCAGATTCAATGAAGGAAAGTCTCGAGATCGCCGAGACGGAAGACGCACCGGACGCCATTTTTGCGGATTATCATCTTGATGATGGAACCGGGATCGAGGCCATCGTCGCGGCCCGCAAGGTGTGGCGGCGCGATATCCCGGCGGCACTGGTGACTGCCGATCGGACGCCGGAAGTGCGCAGCATGGCCGAAACCCACCACATCGCCACGCAAAACAAGCCGATCAAGCCCGCGGCGCTCAGGGCCTTCCTCAACCAGGTCACCGCCACCCGGCGAAGCGCCGCCGAGTAA